In Bacilli bacterium, the sequence GTTTACGGCGCAATACGGCCTGATCAACAGCCGCGCCAACAGCCTTGCTTTTTCGGACGACAGTTCCTACTTTCTTCTTTGCTCGCTGGAAATCATCGACGAGGAAGGGCGGCTGCTGCGCAAGGCGGATATGTTCACCAAACGAACCATCCGTCAGCGTATCCACGTAGAACAAGTAGATACCGCTTCGGAGGCGCTTGCGGTTTCCATCGGCGCAAAAGCCCGTGTCGATCTGCCGTATATGGCGCAGCTAACCGGTTGGACGGAAGAACAACTGATAAAAGAGCTGCGCGGCGTCATCTTCCCCAATCCCGAAAATCTGGACGAGGAAGGCAAGCCGATCTACGAAACCGCCGATGCGTACTTGTCCGGCAATGTGCGGGAGAAGCTGCGTGTGGCCAGACAGTTTGCCGCATACGATGCCGAACGTTACGGCGAAAACGTCAAAGCGCTTGAAGCGGTGCAGCCGAAAGACCTGGACGCCTCCGAAATTGATGTCCGCTTGGGCGCAACCTGGCTGCCGCCGGAAGACATTCGGCAATTTCTGTTTGAGCTGGTGGACACGCCGCCGATGTACCAGACCTACATCAACGTGATGTATTCCGAATATACGGCTGCCTGGAACGTCAAAGGCAAAAGCGATGACCGCAGCAACAATATCAAGGCGAACGTCACGTACGGCACCAACCGCGTCAATGCGTACAAAATTCTCGAAGATACGCTGAATTTGCGGGACGTGCGCGTATTTGACACCGTGTATGAGGATGGCGTGGAAAAGCGTGTGCTGAACAAACAGGAAACGGCCATCGCCCAGCAAAAGCAGGAGATGATGAAAGAAGCGTTCCGCGACTGGATATGGAAAGACCCGCAGCGGCGCGAACGGCTGACACGTCTGTACAATGATCGGTTCAATGCCATCCGTCCCCGCGAATACGATGGCAGTCATATCCGATTCACCGGGATGAACCCGGAAATCCGGCTCCGCCGGCACCAGGTCAATGCGGTTGCCCGGGCGCTGTACGGCGGCAACTCCCTTTTCGCGCATTGTGTCGGCGCAGGAAAAACGTTCGCGATGACCGCCGCGGCGATGGAGAGCAAGCATCTAGGGCTGTGCAACAAGAGCATGCTGGTCGTTCCGAACCATCTGACCGAACAGTGGGCGGCGGAGTTTTTGCAGCTATATCCGTCGGCGAATATTCTGGTGGCGACCAAGAAGGACTTTGAAACGAAAAACCGCAAAACGTTTTGCGCGCGGATTGCTACCGGCGATTATGATGCGATCATCATCGGCCATTCGCAGTTTGAGAAAATTCCGATTTCGATGGAGCGGCAACGGCAGCAACTGTACGAACAGATTTCGGAAATTACAAGCGGCATCCGGGAACTCAAGGAAGCCAGAGGCGAACGCTATGCGATCAAGCAGCTTGAAAAAACAAAAAAGACGCTGCAGACCAAGCTGGAGAAGCTGAACGACACGAGCCGGAAGGATGATGTCGTGACCTTTGAGGAATTGGGCGTAGACCGGCTATTCGTGGACGAAGCCGACTCGTACAAAAACCTGTTTCTTTATACGAAAATGCGCAATGTGGCCGGACTGTCGCAAACCGAAGCGCAAAAGTCGTCGGACATGTTTGCCAAATGCCGCTATCTGGACGAACTGACCGGAGGCCGGGGCATCATC encodes:
- a CDS encoding DEAD/DEAH box helicase family protein; its protein translation is FTAQYGLINSRANSLAFSDDSSYFLLCSLEIIDEEGRLLRKADMFTKRTIRQRIHVEQVDTASEALAVSIGAKARVDLPYMAQLTGWTEEQLIKELRGVIFPNPENLDEEGKPIYETADAYLSGNVREKLRVARQFAAYDAERYGENVKALEAVQPKDLDASEIDVRLGATWLPPEDIRQFLFELVDTPPMYQTYINVMYSEYTAAWNVKGKSDDRSNNIKANVTYGTNRVNAYKILEDTLNLRDVRVFDTVYEDGVEKRVLNKQETAIAQQKQEMMKEAFRDWIWKDPQRRERLTRLYNDRFNAIRPREYDGSHIRFTGMNPEIRLRRHQVNAVARALYGGNSLFAHCVGAGKTFAMTAAAMESKHLGLCNKSMLVVPNHLTEQWAAEFLQLYPSANILVATKKDFETKNRKTFCARIATGDYDAIIIGHSQFEKIPISMERQRQQLYEQISEITSGIRELKEARGERYAIKQLEKTKKTLQTKLEKLNDTSRKDDVVTFEELGVDRLFVDEADSYKNLFLYTKMRNVAGLSQTEAQKSSDMFAKCRYLDELTGGRGIIFATGTPISNSITEMYTMQRYLQYERLKRQGLQHFDAWASTFGETVTAIELAPESVSCDGG